A single genomic interval of uncultured Sphaerochaeta sp. harbors:
- a CDS encoding patatin-like phospholipase family protein has product MALRDFWNHKEPSLPQDDRYILSIDGGGMRGLIPAVMLAKLSSLLESMGDNRPLYSHFDLLAGTSTGGLLALALGAPVMQTNLQPDTRYISYIYDEQQRTLMQKLMGKPGDKTLRGTLPFGVDTTTLESLYLQNGRQIFPRSQGRFFSQIFTDKYDVQPLQRLLQHMFGDIPLREAVIPTMVMTYDAAHGRPFIMSSHDSHGFLFWEAARATSAAPTFFKPAYLYDREEKTMQTLIDGGVVANNPTLYAYQQAKELYPDAKRFHILSLSTASSDFTFTISGAGTGVIGWIDPAKGAPIQKIYATSQMQVVDQIAPTIPDLTYTRIHGALGETYKLDETTAGALSTMHQGAQKIYQENEERLKAFAQLLCQRNHFDQMELGPKEVLPGSQQPTQIEAPQEAIPALDSYQNFLKRYQIEDVENQENPQ; this is encoded by the coding sequence ATGGCATTACGGGATTTCTGGAATCATAAGGAACCATCATTACCCCAAGACGATCGATACATCCTCTCTATAGACGGAGGCGGGATGCGTGGTCTCATACCTGCTGTGATGCTTGCAAAACTATCATCTCTTTTGGAGTCCATGGGAGACAATCGCCCACTGTACTCGCATTTTGATTTATTGGCAGGAACCTCCACCGGGGGGCTGTTGGCATTGGCTCTTGGGGCCCCTGTGATGCAAACAAACCTCCAACCTGATACCAGATATATAAGCTACATATATGATGAACAGCAACGAACCTTGATGCAGAAATTGATGGGAAAGCCTGGTGACAAAACACTACGGGGAACCCTTCCTTTTGGTGTCGATACCACTACGCTTGAATCACTCTATCTGCAGAATGGCCGGCAGATATTCCCCAGAAGCCAGGGTCGGTTTTTCAGCCAGATCTTTACAGATAAGTATGATGTGCAACCGTTGCAGCGACTTTTACAACATATGTTTGGAGACATTCCACTACGTGAAGCAGTCATTCCTACCATGGTGATGACCTATGATGCAGCACATGGAAGGCCCTTTATCATGAGCAGTCATGACTCACACGGCTTCCTGTTCTGGGAAGCAGCTCGGGCAACCAGCGCTGCGCCTACATTCTTCAAGCCCGCATATCTCTACGACCGGGAAGAGAAAACCATGCAGACCTTAATAGATGGAGGTGTCGTTGCAAACAACCCAACCCTCTATGCTTACCAACAAGCAAAGGAACTCTATCCGGATGCGAAACGGTTCCATATCCTTTCCCTTTCAACAGCAAGCAGTGATTTTACTTTCACTATCAGTGGAGCAGGAACGGGAGTCATCGGCTGGATAGATCCTGCAAAGGGTGCCCCGATCCAGAAGATCTATGCCACAAGCCAGATGCAAGTGGTTGACCAGATAGCACCAACCATCCCAGACCTTACCTATACGAGGATCCATGGTGCTCTGGGTGAAACATACAAGCTTGATGAGACAACAGCAGGGGCTCTTTCCACCATGCACCAGGGAGCCCAGAAAATTTATCAGGAAAACGAGGAACGGCTTAAAGCCTTTGCGCAGCTGCTCTGCCAGAGGAACCATTTTGACCAGATGGAACTGGGGCCAAAGGAAGTCCTTCCGGGGAGCCAACAACCCACCCAAATAGAAGCACCACAGGAAGCAATTCCTGCACTTGATTCCTACCAAAACTTTCTCAAGCGATACCAGATTGAAGATGTTGAGAACCAGGAGAATCCTCAATGA
- the sbcB gene encoding exodeoxyribonuclease I — protein MNTHTSKQTIFWYDLETFGLDSRYDRIAQFAGQRTDLNLNPIGEPTVLYCKLSDDYLPDPLSCTITGITPQEVNQKGMCESEFIARINAEFSKPSTVVAGFNNIRFDDEFIRNALYRNFFDPYQREWKNNCSRWDIIDLVRAAYDLRPEGITWPPRKETTGNPTFRLTSLTEANNISQEGAHDALVDVRATIEIARLIKNKQPKLYDYYFSLRAKSQVKRVVPTPFGQPVLFTSAMFSKNEGCSRLITPITHMKSNANAIICFDLSKDTAPLLRANEETLLKTEGVFTLAINKCPFVSPLSVLTDQLAVKLGIDKDLAMFRHQQIASHPKLLLIARNVEDTFEGVDDVDFQLYDRFFADADQKRFSLIREAEPKEKLSLHLDFEDTRIPTMLFRHVARNWEDVLTEEQLLRWRSFCAERTLNPPGAVKMNWNFFKRKIEERLASTETPAQEKLVLADLKQYGEELEKRIFF, from the coding sequence ATGAATACGCACACTTCCAAACAGACAATATTCTGGTATGACCTTGAAACCTTTGGTCTTGATAGCCGATATGATAGAATCGCCCAGTTTGCAGGGCAACGCACTGATCTCAACCTCAATCCCATTGGCGAGCCTACCGTCCTGTACTGCAAACTCAGCGACGACTACCTGCCCGATCCTCTTTCCTGCACCATCACCGGCATTACCCCGCAGGAAGTGAACCAGAAGGGAATGTGCGAAAGCGAATTCATTGCTCGAATCAATGCAGAGTTCTCAAAACCCTCTACCGTGGTTGCTGGGTTCAACAATATCCGCTTTGATGATGAGTTCATTCGCAATGCTCTCTATAGAAATTTCTTCGACCCTTACCAGAGAGAGTGGAAGAACAACTGCAGTCGCTGGGATATCATCGACCTGGTACGTGCAGCGTACGACCTACGCCCTGAAGGCATCACCTGGCCACCCAGAAAGGAGACCACGGGAAACCCAACGTTCCGGCTAACCAGCCTTACCGAGGCAAACAATATCAGCCAGGAAGGAGCGCATGATGCATTGGTAGATGTCAGGGCTACCATTGAAATTGCCCGCCTGATCAAGAACAAACAGCCTAAGCTGTATGATTACTACTTCTCCCTAAGGGCAAAAAGCCAGGTCAAGCGGGTGGTTCCGACTCCCTTCGGGCAACCGGTTCTCTTTACCTCTGCCATGTTCAGCAAGAATGAGGGATGCTCACGCCTCATTACCCCGATCACCCACATGAAGAGCAATGCCAATGCCATTATCTGTTTTGACCTGAGCAAGGACACAGCTCCACTGCTCAGGGCAAATGAGGAAACACTACTCAAGACAGAGGGCGTTTTCACCTTGGCGATCAACAAGTGTCCGTTTGTCTCCCCGCTGAGTGTGCTTACCGACCAGCTAGCCGTAAAACTCGGGATAGACAAGGATCTAGCCATGTTCCGCCACCAACAAATTGCAAGCCACCCAAAGCTGTTGCTTATTGCACGGAATGTCGAAGACACCTTTGAAGGGGTTGATGATGTGGATTTCCAACTCTACGACCGCTTCTTCGCTGATGCCGACCAGAAGCGTTTCTCCCTGATCCGGGAAGCCGAGCCAAAGGAGAAACTCTCCTTGCATCTGGACTTTGAGGATACCAGGATTCCTACCATGCTCTTCCGTCATGTTGCACGGAATTGGGAGGATGTGCTTACAGAAGAACAACTCCTGAGATGGCGTAGCTTCTGTGCTGAGCGCACACTCAACCCACCAGGAGCCGTCAAGATGAACTGGAATTTCTTCAAACGCAAGATTGAGGAGAGGCTGGCAAGCACCGAGACTCCTGCCCAGGAGAAACTGGTACTTGCCGATCTTAAGCAGTATGGGGAAGAACTCGAGAAACGAATCTTCTTCTAG
- the vsr gene encoding DNA mismatch endonuclease Vsr, whose amino-acid sequence MGDCFSLAKRSKIMSSIKAKDTKSELLVRSYLFRLGFRFRVNDKRLVGRPDIVLSKYKTVIFINGCFWHAHLGCKYFTLPKTNRPFWEQKLAKNRERDQRVCAQLLEKGYRVLVVWECELSPPAKREETLNGLVNEIWQSS is encoded by the coding sequence ATGGGTGATTGCTTCTCCCTTGCCAAGCGTAGCAAGATCATGTCGAGCATAAAGGCTAAGGATACCAAGAGTGAGCTCTTGGTACGGAGCTATCTGTTCCGCCTTGGATTCCGCTTCCGTGTCAATGACAAACGCTTGGTAGGGAGACCCGATATTGTGCTTTCCAAGTACAAGACCGTTATTTTCATCAATGGATGTTTCTGGCACGCACACCTAGGTTGCAAGTATTTTACCCTTCCAAAAACTAACCGTCCGTTCTGGGAACAAAAGCTCGCCAAGAACAGGGAACGTGACCAGAGGGTTTGTGCACAGTTGTTGGAGAAGGGGTATCGTGTACTGGTTGTTTGGGAGTGTGAGCTATCTCCCCCCGCAAAACGGGAGGAGACCCTCAACGGTCTGGTCAATGAGATCTGGCAGAGCTCCTAA
- a CDS encoding pyridoxamine kinase translates to MQPICAAIHDLSCYAKSSLTVVLPVLETMGIETCPLPTALLSTQTDGFDSYYFRDTTSELEGILDAWKELSLHYDAIYSGFLGSEHQVQLIKCFIEQQRRMGSPLVLVDPVLGDDASLYGPITKGHVEAMRSLVHVADIITPNITEAALLLDLPFQEQFEEKEALAWARKLSLLTGSLVVITSVPLSDGFAVACHADNEDFLVRYTKVDASYPGCGDLFASILLGNLLCKQTFLTSVNRAVNYTSLAIERTKRTGRERRLGVSPTLILPDLSKERAQ, encoded by the coding sequence ATGCAACCAATTTGTGCCGCAATCCATGACCTGAGCTGCTATGCAAAGAGCTCCCTGACTGTTGTCCTCCCTGTTCTGGAGACAATGGGAATAGAGACATGCCCACTTCCGACTGCCTTGCTCTCGACCCAGACGGATGGGTTCGATTCGTATTATTTCCGCGACACCACCTCTGAGCTTGAAGGCATTCTTGATGCTTGGAAAGAGCTCTCCCTCCACTATGATGCAATCTATTCAGGGTTCTTGGGCAGCGAGCATCAAGTACAACTTATCAAGTGTTTCATCGAACAGCAGCGGAGGATGGGTTCCCCCCTGGTTTTGGTTGACCCTGTATTGGGCGATGATGCATCTCTCTATGGTCCAATCACGAAAGGCCATGTGGAAGCGATGCGATCCCTGGTGCATGTTGCAGACATTATCACACCGAATATCACCGAGGCGGCACTGCTTCTTGATCTCCCTTTCCAGGAGCAGTTCGAAGAAAAGGAAGCGCTTGCTTGGGCTCGTAAGCTCTCCTTGCTCACAGGGTCCCTGGTTGTGATCACCAGTGTGCCTCTCTCTGATGGTTTTGCAGTAGCTTGCCATGCAGATAATGAGGATTTTCTGGTTCGTTATACCAAGGTAGATGCTTCATATCCCGGATGTGGTGACCTTTTTGCAAGTATCCTGCTGGGGAATTTGCTTTGTAAGCAGACCTTCCTAACATCGGTAAATCGCGCTGTGAACTATACATCACTGGCCATAGAGCGAACCAAGAGGACTGGCAGGGAGCGGAGACTGGGGGTAAGCCCAACGCTGATCCTGCCCGACCTTTCCAAGGAGCGAGCGCAATGA
- a CDS encoding phosphoglucomutase: MLIYDTLSHHPIADDMFNILDFPVPSASALKDALSTMILSSSGWRKVFAESGNEEDASANITEADAMLAALAALSLARFLGVPAAGKQAVARAEVHVEPHETTILVGLDARPTGRVLGDIVCRTLTMLGCSVRYLYICAAPQIMADCNLFPDEADAFFYISASHNPIGHNGFKFGRTGGVYPAKEAEKIINIFREIVLEEPMAPLYLQNLSSQMDTTRYRHVLTSVKAEQSRNLERYEQFVLTTAVQSGDRNEHRMFREMLVKAHSKEPLGVVGELNGSARSVSIDYRFLTSLGLKVHQINDQPGQVVHAIVPEGENLQLCQQTLEMLYAKDSSFLLGYVPDNDGDRGNLVYIQRKTGKARILEAQNVFALVVLAELTLCRLKHPSSLLATVVNGPTSNRVDHIAQALDAEVFRCEVGEANVVELAEMKRKEGYLVPVLGEGSNGGNITHPAKVRDPLNTLLSLVKLLRNRDIAKLWFRANGKDVPHPVTLEKIIESMPIYTTTGAFSKDGKMQIHHDHAVLKSRYEVLLQADWIEKQEMFKELDIHAYTVFQSEGTSAVEGMGEAFRTPPFTGGYKVALKDKDGIITDFLWMRGSKTEPVYRVMVDSKGDDRGRHERLLAWHRSLIARADQD; the protein is encoded by the coding sequence ATGCTTATCTATGATACCTTGAGTCATCACCCAATTGCTGATGACATGTTCAATATTCTTGATTTTCCCGTGCCAAGTGCAAGTGCTCTAAAAGATGCACTGTCCACCATGATCCTCTCCTCTTCAGGTTGGAGGAAGGTATTTGCTGAAAGTGGGAATGAAGAGGATGCCTCAGCAAATATCACTGAAGCAGATGCCATGCTTGCAGCTCTTGCAGCCCTATCCCTTGCACGATTTCTAGGGGTCCCTGCTGCTGGAAAGCAGGCAGTGGCACGAGCAGAGGTGCACGTTGAACCTCATGAGACAACCATTCTGGTGGGACTTGATGCAAGACCGACAGGAAGAGTACTTGGGGATATTGTGTGCAGGACCCTGACCATGCTGGGCTGTTCGGTACGGTATCTCTACATCTGTGCCGCACCTCAGATCATGGCTGACTGCAACCTCTTCCCTGATGAAGCTGATGCATTCTTCTATATATCGGCAAGTCATAATCCAATCGGGCACAATGGTTTCAAGTTCGGTCGCACTGGTGGTGTGTATCCGGCCAAGGAGGCTGAGAAAATCATCAACATATTCAGGGAAATTGTATTGGAAGAGCCGATGGCTCCTCTCTACCTCCAGAACCTCTCCTCACAGATGGATACCACCCGATACCGGCATGTGCTCACATCGGTGAAAGCGGAGCAATCGAGGAATCTCGAACGGTATGAACAATTTGTGCTAACCACAGCAGTGCAATCAGGGGATAGAAATGAACATAGAATGTTCAGGGAGATGCTGGTAAAGGCCCACAGCAAGGAACCCCTTGGCGTTGTGGGAGAACTCAATGGCAGTGCCCGCTCGGTAAGTATTGATTACCGATTCCTGACCTCCCTGGGACTCAAGGTACACCAGATCAATGATCAGCCAGGGCAGGTTGTCCATGCCATCGTACCCGAAGGAGAGAACCTCCAGCTCTGTCAGCAGACTCTTGAAATGCTGTATGCCAAGGATTCTTCATTCCTCCTGGGCTACGTTCCCGACAATGATGGGGACCGAGGAAACCTTGTCTATATCCAGAGAAAAACTGGGAAAGCCCGTATCCTGGAAGCCCAGAATGTATTCGCCTTGGTCGTCCTTGCAGAGCTGACGCTCTGTCGACTGAAGCATCCCTCCAGCCTATTGGCAACCGTTGTGAACGGTCCTACCAGCAACAGGGTAGATCATATAGCACAGGCTCTTGATGCAGAGGTCTTCCGCTGTGAGGTAGGAGAGGCAAATGTTGTTGAACTGGCAGAGATGAAGCGGAAAGAGGGATACCTTGTCCCTGTACTGGGCGAGGGCTCGAATGGAGGCAATATTACTCATCCGGCAAAGGTCCGTGACCCACTGAACACTCTGCTGAGTCTGGTGAAACTGCTCAGGAACAGGGATATTGCAAAACTCTGGTTCCGAGCAAACGGAAAGGATGTCCCCCACCCCGTAACCCTTGAAAAGATTATTGAAAGCATGCCCATTTACACCACCACTGGGGCTTTCTCGAAGGATGGCAAGATGCAGATCCATCACGACCATGCCGTTTTGAAAAGCCGGTACGAAGTGTTATTGCAAGCTGATTGGATAGAAAAGCAAGAGATGTTCAAGGAACTGGACATCCATGCATACACCGTATTCCAGAGTGAAGGAACCAGCGCTGTTGAAGGTATGGGAGAAGCATTCCGCACGCCCCCATTCACCGGCGGCTACAAGGTGGCTCTGAAGGACAAGGATGGTATCATCACTGACTTTCTCTGGATGCGAGGCAGCAAGACTGAACCAGTGTATCGTGTCATGGTAGACAGCAAAGGTGATGATCGGGGTCGTCACGAAAGGCTTCTTGCATGGCATCGCAGCCTCATCGCCCGCGCCGATCAGGATTAG
- a CDS encoding 5'-methylthioadenosine/S-adenosylhomocysteine nucleosidase yields the protein MSVDVLLVAPLKHELEGILTKLNEPVIFASKRVIGMVVGVGKVASGIAVAHAIATYKPSLVVLVGYCGALEETLAIGDIVCASSVVQYDLDLRAFGLDWGSTFLGDGSHAPSFLPLNCPAIEGAKSVVMGTADRFLVRSYREEHPELRDVLHLGCSDMEGYAVAFACYAAHVPCAIIRVVSDDAKGRKPKQFPVFVREATKGLKNALQLLLESPSEKSPTSL from the coding sequence ATGAGCGTGGATGTTTTGTTGGTTGCCCCACTCAAACATGAATTGGAAGGTATCCTAACAAAGTTGAACGAACCAGTGATTTTTGCATCCAAGCGGGTCATAGGGATGGTCGTAGGGGTTGGCAAGGTCGCCAGCGGTATTGCCGTTGCTCATGCGATTGCTACATACAAGCCGTCTCTGGTGGTGCTTGTGGGTTATTGCGGGGCATTGGAAGAAACCCTTGCAATCGGGGATATTGTCTGTGCTTCCAGTGTTGTTCAGTACGACCTTGACCTGAGGGCTTTTGGGCTGGACTGGGGCTCCACATTCTTGGGCGATGGTTCGCATGCTCCCTCTTTCCTTCCTCTCAATTGTCCAGCAATTGAAGGGGCAAAATCTGTGGTAATGGGAACAGCCGATCGCTTCCTGGTCCGCTCATATCGCGAGGAACATCCTGAACTGAGGGATGTCCTTCACCTTGGATGCAGTGATATGGAGGGATATGCAGTCGCTTTTGCGTGCTATGCTGCACACGTTCCCTGTGCAATCATCAGAGTGGTCAGTGATGATGCCAAAGGCAGAAAGCCCAAGCAATTCCCTGTATTTGTAAGGGAAGCTACCAAAGGACTCAAAAATGCACTTCAGCTGTTGCTGGAGTCCCCGAGTGAGAAATCACCCACCAGCTTATAG
- a CDS encoding hexokinase encodes MSDCVQKTEEFLKRRGIDPATVDMEHLLNTFLSEMEKGLIDENSSSLKMIPTYTTVVSEIPKNEPVIVLDAGGTNFRTCLVTFDDQGTAHIEDFRKVSMPGVKKEVSADEFFSTFADEVERLIDKSDKIGFCFSYAASITADHDGIPLVFSKEIKAPEVIGKPVGATLLKELARRGYDVSNKKVAVLNDTVATLLAGQSAKSEVPYSGYIGFILGTGTNTAYVEENASIGKLGLQDGGSQIINIESGNFDFCPSELDREFFNATKAPQQYHLEKMISGAYLGPLSTLVIEKAIEDGLFSENFKQRFARLGGINTTVMSNYLEMPFNREYELVACCEGNQADAISLWMIIDALIARAAKLTAANLAATILKSGAGTDPRVPVCINADGTTFYKTEYLKKYTEYYLHTHLEQERRRYYRFVHIDDSPTLGAAIAGLSL; translated from the coding sequence ATGTCTGATTGTGTCCAAAAAACCGAGGAATTCTTGAAAAGACGGGGTATCGATCCCGCTACGGTGGATATGGAGCATTTGCTCAATACCTTTCTCAGTGAAATGGAGAAGGGTCTCATTGATGAGAACTCAAGTAGCCTGAAAATGATCCCTACCTATACCACTGTGGTGAGTGAGATTCCCAAGAATGAACCGGTCATTGTTCTTGATGCAGGAGGCACAAATTTCAGAACCTGCTTGGTAACCTTTGATGATCAGGGAACTGCACATATCGAGGACTTCAGGAAAGTTTCAATGCCCGGTGTCAAAAAGGAAGTGAGTGCAGATGAGTTTTTCTCCACATTTGCCGATGAAGTGGAGCGTCTGATCGACAAGAGCGACAAGATAGGGTTCTGCTTCTCCTACGCAGCTTCCATCACCGCTGACCATGATGGGATTCCCTTGGTGTTTTCCAAGGAGATAAAAGCTCCCGAGGTGATTGGCAAACCGGTTGGTGCAACACTGCTGAAAGAACTTGCCCGTCGGGGTTACGATGTTTCCAATAAGAAGGTTGCAGTACTGAACGATACTGTTGCCACCCTTCTGGCCGGCCAGAGTGCAAAGAGTGAAGTCCCTTACAGTGGCTATATTGGGTTCATCCTTGGTACCGGTACAAATACCGCCTATGTTGAAGAGAATGCTTCCATTGGAAAACTGGGGCTCCAGGATGGGGGTAGTCAGATCATCAATATTGAATCAGGCAACTTCGATTTTTGTCCCAGCGAGCTTGACCGTGAGTTCTTTAATGCTACCAAGGCACCTCAGCAATACCATCTGGAGAAGATGATCAGTGGAGCGTATCTTGGTCCCTTGAGCACGCTTGTCATAGAGAAAGCGATAGAGGACGGACTCTTCAGTGAAAATTTCAAGCAACGATTTGCAAGACTTGGAGGAATCAATACCACGGTGATGAGCAACTATCTTGAGATGCCGTTCAACCGTGAGTATGAACTGGTAGCCTGCTGCGAAGGAAACCAAGCGGATGCAATTTCCCTTTGGATGATTATCGATGCCTTGATTGCAAGGGCGGCAAAACTTACGGCAGCAAACCTTGCTGCCACCATACTCAAGAGTGGAGCCGGCACCGATCCACGTGTTCCTGTCTGCATCAATGCTGATGGTACCACATTCTACAAGACTGAGTACCTGAAGAAGTATACCGAATATTATCTCCATACCCATCTGGAACAGGAGAGAAGAAGGTACTATCGCTTCGTCCATATTGATGATTCGCCCACCCTCGGGGCTGCGATTGCAGGCTTGAGTCTCTAG